Proteins co-encoded in one Dama dama isolate Ldn47 chromosome 2, ASM3311817v1, whole genome shotgun sequence genomic window:
- the SF1 gene encoding splicing factor 1 isoform X2, with protein sequence MATGANATPLGKLGPPGLPPLPGPKGGFEPGLPTAPGPGAGLLVSGPLPPPPVGSVGALTAAFPFAALPPPPPPPPPPPPPQQPPPPPPPSSGSSYSPPQPPPPPPLYQRVSPPQPPPPQPPRQDQQPGPAGGGGDFPSKKRKRSRWNQDTMEQKTVIPGMPTVIPPGLTREQERAYIVQLQIEDLTRKLRTGDLGIPPNPEDRSPSPEPIYNSEGKRLNTREFRTRKKLEEERHNLITEMVALNPDFKPPADYKPPATRVSDKVMIPQDEYPEINFVGLLIGPRGNTLKNIEKECNAKIMIRGKGSVKEGKVGRKDGQMLPGEDEPLHALVTANTMENVKKAVEQIRNILKQGIETPEDQNDLRKMQLRELARLNGTLREDDNRILRPWQSSETRSITNTTVCTKCGGAGHIASDCKFQRPGDPQSAQDKARMDKEYLSLMAELGEAPVPASVGSTSGPATTPLASAPRPAAPANNPPPPSLMSTTQSRPPWMNSGPSESRPYHGMHGGGPGGPGGGPHSFPHPLPSLTGGHGGHPMQHNPNGPPPPWMQPPPPPMNQGPHPPGHHGPPPMDQYLGSTPVGSGVYRLHQGKGMMPPPPMGMMPPPPPPPSGQPPPPPSGPLPPWQQQQQQPPPPPPPSSSMASSTPLPWQQNTTTTTTSAGTGSIPPWQQQQAAAAASPGAPQMQGNPTMVPLPPGVQPPLPPGAPPPPPPPPPGSAGMMIPPRGGDGPSHESEDFPRPLVTLPGRQPQQRPWWTGWFGKAA encoded by the exons ATGGCGACAGGAGCGAACGCTACGCCGCTGGGTAAGCTGGGccccccaggcctccctcccctccctggccccAAAGGGGGCTTCGAGCCGGGACTACCGACTGCCCCCGGGCCTGGGGCGGGGCTGCTGGTGTCCGGGCCGCTGCCGCCCCCGCCCGTGGGCTCGGTGGGGGCCCTGACCGCGGCCTTCCCCTTTGCGGCGCtacctccgccgccgccgccgccgccgccccccccgcctccccagcagccgccgccgccaccgcccccCTCCTCGGGCTCCTCGTACTCGCCGCCGCAGCCGCCCCCTCCGCCGCCGCTCTACCAGCGCGTGTCGCCACCACAGCCACCGCCACCCCAGCCGCCGCGTCAGGACCAGCAGCCGGGCCCGGCCGGCGGCGGAGGAG ACTTCCCCAGTAAGAAGCGGAAGAGGAGCCGCTGGAACCAAGACACAATGGAACAGAAGACGGTGATTCCAGGAATGCCTACAGTCATCCCCCCTGGACTTACTCGGGAACAAGAAAGAGCTTATATAG TGCAACTGCAGATAGAAGACCTGACTCGTAAACTGCGCACAGGAGACCTGGGCATCCCCCCTAACCCTGAGGACAG GTCCCCTTCCCCTGAGCCCATCTACAATAGTGAGGGGAAGAGGCTTAACACTCGCGAGTTCCGTACCCGCAAGAAACTTGAGGAGGAACGGCACAATCTCATCACGGAAATGGTTGCCCTCAACCCTGATTTCAAGCCACCTGCAGATTACAA ACCTCCAGCAACACGTGTGAGCGATAAAGTAATGATCCCACAAGATGAGTATCCAGAAATCAATTTTGTGGGGCTGCTGATTGGGCCAAG AGGGAACACCTTGAAAAACATAGAGAAGGAGTGTAATGCCAAGATCATGATCCGGGGGAAGGGTTCtgtgaaagaaggaaaagttGGGCGCAAAGATGGCCAGATGCTGCCAGGAGAAGATGAGCCACTTCACGCCCTGGTCACCGCCAATACCAtggagaatgtgaagaaagcCGTAGAACAG ATAAGAAACATCCTGAAGCAGGGTATCGAGACGCCTGAGGACCAGAACGACCTACGGAAGATGCAGCTTCGAGAGTTGGCTCGCTTGAATGGAACCCTTCGGGAAGATGATAACAG GATCTTAAGACCCTGGCAGAGCTCTGAGACCCGCAGCATTACCAATACCACAGTGTGTACCAAGTGTGGAGGGGCTGGCCACATTGCTTCCGATTGCAAGTTCCAAAG GCCTGGTGACCCCCAGTCAGCTCAGGATAAAGCACGGATGGATAAAGAGTACTTGTCCCTCATGGCTGAACTGGGGGAGGCCCCTGTGCCCGCATCTGTGGGCTCCACCTCTGGGCCTGCCACCACACCACTGGCCAGTGCACCTCGGCCTGCTGCTCCCGCTAACAACCCACCTCCACCG TCTCTCATGTCCACTACCCAGAGCCGCCCACCCTGGATGAATTCTGGGCCGTCAGAGAGTCGGCCCTACCATGGCATGCACGGAGGTGGCCCTGGTGGGCCCGGAGGTGGCCCCCACAGCTTCCCACACCCGCTACCCAGCCTCACAGGTGGGCATGGTGGACATCCCATGCAGCACAACCCTAATGGACCCCCGCCCCCCTGGATGCAGCCGCCACCACCACCGATGAACCAGGGCCCCCACCCACCTGGGCACCATGGCCCTCCTCCAATGG ATCAGTACCTGGGAAGTACGCCTGTGGGCTCTGGGGTCTATCGCCTGCATCAAGGAAAAG GTATGATGCCGCCGCCACCTATGGGCATgatgccgccgccgccgccgcctcccagTGGGCAGCCTCCGCCCCCTCCCTCTGGTCCTCTTCCCCCatggcaacagcagcagcagcagcctccgcCACCCCCTCCGCCCAGCAGCAGTATGGCTTCCAGTACCCCCTTGCCATGGCAGCAAA ATACGACGACTACCACCACGAGCGCTGGCACAGGGTCCATCCCGCCATGGCAACAGCAGCAGGCGGCTGCCGCAGCTTCTCCAGGAGCCCCTCAGATGCAAGGCAACCCCACTATGgtgcccctgcccccaggggTCCAGCCGCCTCTGCCGCCCGGGGCCCCTCCCCCTCCGCCGCCTCCGCCGCCTGGTTCCGCCGGCATGAT GATCCCTCCCCGCGGCGGCGATGGCCCGAGCCATGAGAGTGAGGACTTTCCGCGCCCATTGGTGACCCTTCCAGGCAGACAGCCTCAGCAGCGCCCCTGGTGGACAGGATGGTTCGGCAAAGCAGCCTGA
- the SF1 gene encoding splicing factor 1 isoform X5, with product MATGANATPLDFPSKKRKRSRWNQDTMEQKTVIPGMPTVIPPGLTREQERAYIVQLQIEDLTRKLRTGDLGIPPNPEDRSPSPEPIYNSEGKRLNTREFRTRKKLEEERHNLITEMVALNPDFKPPADYKPPATRVSDKVMIPQDEYPEINFVGLLIGPRGNTLKNIEKECNAKIMIRGKGSVKEGKVGRKDGQMLPGEDEPLHALVTANTMENVKKAVEQIRNILKQGIETPEDQNDLRKMQLRELARLNGTLREDDNRILRPWQSSETRSITNTTVCTKCGGAGHIASDCKFQRPGDPQSAQDKARMDKEYLSLMAELGEAPVPASVGSTSGPATTPLASAPRPAAPANNPPPPSLMSTTQSRPPWMNSGPSESRPYHGMHGGGPGGPGGGPHSFPHPLPSLTGGHGGHPMQHNPNGPPPPWMQPPPPPMNQGPHPPGHHGPPPMDQYLGSTPVGSGVYRLHQGKGMMPPPPMGMMPPPPPPPSGQPPPPPSGPLPPWQQQQQQPPPPPPPSSSMASSTPLPWQQNTTTTTTSAGTGSIPPWQQQQAAAAASPGAPQMQGNPTMVPLPPGVQPPLPPGAPPPPPPPPPGSAGMMIPPRGGDGPSHESEDFPRPLVTLPGRQPQQRPWWTGWFGKAA from the exons ATGGCGACAGGAGCGAACGCTACGCCGCTGG ACTTCCCCAGTAAGAAGCGGAAGAGGAGCCGCTGGAACCAAGACACAATGGAACAGAAGACGGTGATTCCAGGAATGCCTACAGTCATCCCCCCTGGACTTACTCGGGAACAAGAAAGAGCTTATATAG TGCAACTGCAGATAGAAGACCTGACTCGTAAACTGCGCACAGGAGACCTGGGCATCCCCCCTAACCCTGAGGACAG GTCCCCTTCCCCTGAGCCCATCTACAATAGTGAGGGGAAGAGGCTTAACACTCGCGAGTTCCGTACCCGCAAGAAACTTGAGGAGGAACGGCACAATCTCATCACGGAAATGGTTGCCCTCAACCCTGATTTCAAGCCACCTGCAGATTACAA ACCTCCAGCAACACGTGTGAGCGATAAAGTAATGATCCCACAAGATGAGTATCCAGAAATCAATTTTGTGGGGCTGCTGATTGGGCCAAG AGGGAACACCTTGAAAAACATAGAGAAGGAGTGTAATGCCAAGATCATGATCCGGGGGAAGGGTTCtgtgaaagaaggaaaagttGGGCGCAAAGATGGCCAGATGCTGCCAGGAGAAGATGAGCCACTTCACGCCCTGGTCACCGCCAATACCAtggagaatgtgaagaaagcCGTAGAACAG ATAAGAAACATCCTGAAGCAGGGTATCGAGACGCCTGAGGACCAGAACGACCTACGGAAGATGCAGCTTCGAGAGTTGGCTCGCTTGAATGGAACCCTTCGGGAAGATGATAACAG GATCTTAAGACCCTGGCAGAGCTCTGAGACCCGCAGCATTACCAATACCACAGTGTGTACCAAGTGTGGAGGGGCTGGCCACATTGCTTCCGATTGCAAGTTCCAAAG GCCTGGTGACCCCCAGTCAGCTCAGGATAAAGCACGGATGGATAAAGAGTACTTGTCCCTCATGGCTGAACTGGGGGAGGCCCCTGTGCCCGCATCTGTGGGCTCCACCTCTGGGCCTGCCACCACACCACTGGCCAGTGCACCTCGGCCTGCTGCTCCCGCTAACAACCCACCTCCACCG TCTCTCATGTCCACTACCCAGAGCCGCCCACCCTGGATGAATTCTGGGCCGTCAGAGAGTCGGCCCTACCATGGCATGCACGGAGGTGGCCCTGGTGGGCCCGGAGGTGGCCCCCACAGCTTCCCACACCCGCTACCCAGCCTCACAGGTGGGCATGGTGGACATCCCATGCAGCACAACCCTAATGGACCCCCGCCCCCCTGGATGCAGCCGCCACCACCACCGATGAACCAGGGCCCCCACCCACCTGGGCACCATGGCCCTCCTCCAATGG ATCAGTACCTGGGAAGTACGCCTGTGGGCTCTGGGGTCTATCGCCTGCATCAAGGAAAAG GTATGATGCCGCCGCCACCTATGGGCATgatgccgccgccgccgccgcctcccagTGGGCAGCCTCCGCCCCCTCCCTCTGGTCCTCTTCCCCCatggcaacagcagcagcagcagcctccgcCACCCCCTCCGCCCAGCAGCAGTATGGCTTCCAGTACCCCCTTGCCATGGCAGCAAA ATACGACGACTACCACCACGAGCGCTGGCACAGGGTCCATCCCGCCATGGCAACAGCAGCAGGCGGCTGCCGCAGCTTCTCCAGGAGCCCCTCAGATGCAAGGCAACCCCACTATGgtgcccctgcccccaggggTCCAGCCGCCTCTGCCGCCCGGGGCCCCTCCCCCTCCGCCGCCTCCGCCGCCTGGTTCCGCCGGCATGAT GATCCCTCCCCGCGGCGGCGATGGCCCGAGCCATGAGAGTGAGGACTTTCCGCGCCCATTGGTGACCCTTCCAGGCAGACAGCCTCAGCAGCGCCCCTGGTGGACAGGATGGTTCGGCAAAGCAGCCTGA
- the SF1 gene encoding splicing factor 1 isoform X9, with protein MATGANATPLDFPSKKRKRSRWNQDTMEQKTVIPGMPTVIPPGLTREQERAYIVQLQIEDLTRKLRTGDLGIPPNPEDRSPSPEPIYNSEGKRLNTREFRTRKKLEEERHNLITEMVALNPDFKPPADYKPPATRVSDKVMIPQDEYPEINFVGLLIGPRGNTLKNIEKECNAKIMIRGKGSVKEGKVGRKDGQMLPGEDEPLHALVTANTMENVKKAVEQIRNILKQGIETPEDQNDLRKMQLRELARLNGTLREDDNRILRPWQSSETRSITNTTVCTKCGGAGHIASDCKFQRPGDPQSAQDKARMDKEYLSLMAELGEAPVPASVGSTSGPATTPLASAPRPAAPANNPPPPSLMSTTQSRPPWMNSGPSESRPYHGMHGGGPGGPGGGPHSFPHPLPSLTGGHGGHPMQHNPNGPPPPWMQPPPPPMNQGPHPPGHHGPPPMGKSVPGKYACGLWGLSPASRKRYDAAATYGHDAAAAAASQWAASAPSLWSSSPMATAAAAASATPSAQQQYGFQYPLAMAAKIPPRGGDGPSHESEDFPRPLVTLPGRQPQQRPWWTGWFGKAA; from the exons ATGGCGACAGGAGCGAACGCTACGCCGCTGG ACTTCCCCAGTAAGAAGCGGAAGAGGAGCCGCTGGAACCAAGACACAATGGAACAGAAGACGGTGATTCCAGGAATGCCTACAGTCATCCCCCCTGGACTTACTCGGGAACAAGAAAGAGCTTATATAG TGCAACTGCAGATAGAAGACCTGACTCGTAAACTGCGCACAGGAGACCTGGGCATCCCCCCTAACCCTGAGGACAG GTCCCCTTCCCCTGAGCCCATCTACAATAGTGAGGGGAAGAGGCTTAACACTCGCGAGTTCCGTACCCGCAAGAAACTTGAGGAGGAACGGCACAATCTCATCACGGAAATGGTTGCCCTCAACCCTGATTTCAAGCCACCTGCAGATTACAA ACCTCCAGCAACACGTGTGAGCGATAAAGTAATGATCCCACAAGATGAGTATCCAGAAATCAATTTTGTGGGGCTGCTGATTGGGCCAAG AGGGAACACCTTGAAAAACATAGAGAAGGAGTGTAATGCCAAGATCATGATCCGGGGGAAGGGTTCtgtgaaagaaggaaaagttGGGCGCAAAGATGGCCAGATGCTGCCAGGAGAAGATGAGCCACTTCACGCCCTGGTCACCGCCAATACCAtggagaatgtgaagaaagcCGTAGAACAG ATAAGAAACATCCTGAAGCAGGGTATCGAGACGCCTGAGGACCAGAACGACCTACGGAAGATGCAGCTTCGAGAGTTGGCTCGCTTGAATGGAACCCTTCGGGAAGATGATAACAG GATCTTAAGACCCTGGCAGAGCTCTGAGACCCGCAGCATTACCAATACCACAGTGTGTACCAAGTGTGGAGGGGCTGGCCACATTGCTTCCGATTGCAAGTTCCAAAG GCCTGGTGACCCCCAGTCAGCTCAGGATAAAGCACGGATGGATAAAGAGTACTTGTCCCTCATGGCTGAACTGGGGGAGGCCCCTGTGCCCGCATCTGTGGGCTCCACCTCTGGGCCTGCCACCACACCACTGGCCAGTGCACCTCGGCCTGCTGCTCCCGCTAACAACCCACCTCCACCG TCTCTCATGTCCACTACCCAGAGCCGCCCACCCTGGATGAATTCTGGGCCGTCAGAGAGTCGGCCCTACCATGGCATGCACGGAGGTGGCCCTGGTGGGCCCGGAGGTGGCCCCCACAGCTTCCCACACCCGCTACCCAGCCTCACAGGTGGGCATGGTGGACATCCCATGCAGCACAACCCTAATGGACCCCCGCCCCCCTGGATGCAGCCGCCACCACCACCGATGAACCAGGGCCCCCACCCACCTGGGCACCATGGCCCTCCTCCAATGGGTAA ATCAGTACCTGGGAAGTACGCCTGTGGGCTCTGGGGTCTATCGCCTGCATCAAGGAAAAG GTATGATGCCGCCGCCACCTATGGGCATgatgccgccgccgccgccgcctcccagTGGGCAGCCTCCGCCCCCTCCCTCTGGTCCTCTTCCCCCatggcaacagcagcagcagcagcctccgcCACCCCCTCCGCCCAGCAGCAGTATGGCTTCCAGTACCCCCTTGCCATGGCAGCAAA GATCCCTCCCCGCGGCGGCGATGGCCCGAGCCATGAGAGTGAGGACTTTCCGCGCCCATTGGTGACCCTTCCAGGCAGACAGCCTCAGCAGCGCCCCTGGTGGACAGGATGGTTCGGCAAAGCAGCCTGA
- the SF1 gene encoding splicing factor 1 isoform X8, with protein MATGANATPLDFPSKKRKRSRWNQDTMEQKTVIPGMPTVIPPGLTREQERAYIVQLQIEDLTRKLRTGDLGIPPNPEDRSPSPEPIYNSEGKRLNTREFRTRKKLEEERHNLITEMVALNPDFKPPADYKPPATRVSDKVMIPQDEYPEINFVGLLIGPRGNTLKNIEKECNAKIMIRGKGSVKEGKVGRKDGQMLPGEDEPLHALVTANTMENVKKAVEQIRNILKQGIETPEDQNDLRKMQLRELARLNGTLREDDNRILRPWQSSETRSITNTTVCTKCGGAGHIASDCKFQRPGDPQSAQDKARMDKEYLSLMAELGEAPVPASVGSTSGPATTPLASAPRPAAPANNPPPPSLMSTTQSRPPWMNSGPSESRPYHGMHGGGPGGPGGGPHSFPHPLPSLTGGHGGHPMQHNPNGPPPPWMQPPPPPMNQGPHPPGHHGPPPMVPGKYACGLWGLSPASRKRYDAAATYGHDAAAAAASQWAASAPSLWSSSPMATAAAAASATPSAQQQYGFQYPLAMAAKYDDYHHERWHRVHPAMATAAGGCRSFSRSPSDARQPHYGAPAPRGPAASAARGPSPSAASAAWFRRHDVCPAPSSSASHGPF; from the exons ATGGCGACAGGAGCGAACGCTACGCCGCTGG ACTTCCCCAGTAAGAAGCGGAAGAGGAGCCGCTGGAACCAAGACACAATGGAACAGAAGACGGTGATTCCAGGAATGCCTACAGTCATCCCCCCTGGACTTACTCGGGAACAAGAAAGAGCTTATATAG TGCAACTGCAGATAGAAGACCTGACTCGTAAACTGCGCACAGGAGACCTGGGCATCCCCCCTAACCCTGAGGACAG GTCCCCTTCCCCTGAGCCCATCTACAATAGTGAGGGGAAGAGGCTTAACACTCGCGAGTTCCGTACCCGCAAGAAACTTGAGGAGGAACGGCACAATCTCATCACGGAAATGGTTGCCCTCAACCCTGATTTCAAGCCACCTGCAGATTACAA ACCTCCAGCAACACGTGTGAGCGATAAAGTAATGATCCCACAAGATGAGTATCCAGAAATCAATTTTGTGGGGCTGCTGATTGGGCCAAG AGGGAACACCTTGAAAAACATAGAGAAGGAGTGTAATGCCAAGATCATGATCCGGGGGAAGGGTTCtgtgaaagaaggaaaagttGGGCGCAAAGATGGCCAGATGCTGCCAGGAGAAGATGAGCCACTTCACGCCCTGGTCACCGCCAATACCAtggagaatgtgaagaaagcCGTAGAACAG ATAAGAAACATCCTGAAGCAGGGTATCGAGACGCCTGAGGACCAGAACGACCTACGGAAGATGCAGCTTCGAGAGTTGGCTCGCTTGAATGGAACCCTTCGGGAAGATGATAACAG GATCTTAAGACCCTGGCAGAGCTCTGAGACCCGCAGCATTACCAATACCACAGTGTGTACCAAGTGTGGAGGGGCTGGCCACATTGCTTCCGATTGCAAGTTCCAAAG GCCTGGTGACCCCCAGTCAGCTCAGGATAAAGCACGGATGGATAAAGAGTACTTGTCCCTCATGGCTGAACTGGGGGAGGCCCCTGTGCCCGCATCTGTGGGCTCCACCTCTGGGCCTGCCACCACACCACTGGCCAGTGCACCTCGGCCTGCTGCTCCCGCTAACAACCCACCTCCACCG TCTCTCATGTCCACTACCCAGAGCCGCCCACCCTGGATGAATTCTGGGCCGTCAGAGAGTCGGCCCTACCATGGCATGCACGGAGGTGGCCCTGGTGGGCCCGGAGGTGGCCCCCACAGCTTCCCACACCCGCTACCCAGCCTCACAGGTGGGCATGGTGGACATCCCATGCAGCACAACCCTAATGGACCCCCGCCCCCCTGGATGCAGCCGCCACCACCACCGATGAACCAGGGCCCCCACCCACCTGGGCACCATGGCCCTCCTCCAATGG TACCTGGGAAGTACGCCTGTGGGCTCTGGGGTCTATCGCCTGCATCAAGGAAAAG GTATGATGCCGCCGCCACCTATGGGCATgatgccgccgccgccgccgcctcccagTGGGCAGCCTCCGCCCCCTCCCTCTGGTCCTCTTCCCCCatggcaacagcagcagcagcagcctccgcCACCCCCTCCGCCCAGCAGCAGTATGGCTTCCAGTACCCCCTTGCCATGGCAGCAAA ATACGACGACTACCACCACGAGCGCTGGCACAGGGTCCATCCCGCCATGGCAACAGCAGCAGGCGGCTGCCGCAGCTTCTCCAGGAGCCCCTCAGATGCAAGGCAACCCCACTATGgtgcccctgcccccaggggTCCAGCCGCCTCTGCCGCCCGGGGCCCCTCCCCCTCCGCCGCCTCCGCCGCCTGGTTCCGCCGGCATGATGtatgccccgccccctcctcctccgcctCCCATGGACCCTTCTAA
- the SF1 gene encoding splicing factor 1 isoform X1 — protein MATGANATPLGKLGPPGLPPLPGPKGGFEPGLPTAPGPGAGLLVSGPLPPPPVGSVGALTAAFPFAALPPPPPPPPPPPPPQQPPPPPPPSSGSSYSPPQPPPPPPLYQRVSPPQPPPPQPPRQDQQPGPAGGGGDFPSKKRKRSRWNQDTMEQKTVIPGMPTVIPPGLTREQERAYIVQLQIEDLTRKLRTGDLGIPPNPEDRSPSPEPIYNSEGKRLNTREFRTRKKLEEERHNLITEMVALNPDFKPPADYKPPATRVSDKVMIPQDEYPEINFVGLLIGPRGNTLKNIEKECNAKIMIRGKGSVKEGKVGRKDGQMLPGEDEPLHALVTANTMENVKKAVEQIRNILKQGIETPEDQNDLRKMQLRELARLNGTLREDDNRILRPWQSSETRSITNTTVCTKCGGAGHIASDCKFQRPGDPQSAQDKARMDKEYLSLMAELGEAPVPASVGSTSGPATTPLASAPRPAAPANNPPPPSLMSTTQSRPPWMNSGPSESRPYHGMHGGGPGGPGGGPHSFPHPLPSLTGGHGGHPMQHNPNGPPPPWMQPPPPPMNQGPHPPGHHGPPPMDQYLGSTPVGSGVYRLHQGKGMMPPPPMGMMPPPPPPPSGQPPPPPSGPLPPWQQQQQQPPPPPPPSSSMASSTPLPWQQNTTTTTTSAGTGSIPPWQQQQAAAAASPGAPQMQGNPTMVPLPPGVQPPLPPGAPPPPPPPPPGSAGMMYAPPPPPPPPMDPSNFVTMMGMGVAGMPPFGMPPAPPPPPPQN, from the exons ATGGCGACAGGAGCGAACGCTACGCCGCTGGGTAAGCTGGGccccccaggcctccctcccctccctggccccAAAGGGGGCTTCGAGCCGGGACTACCGACTGCCCCCGGGCCTGGGGCGGGGCTGCTGGTGTCCGGGCCGCTGCCGCCCCCGCCCGTGGGCTCGGTGGGGGCCCTGACCGCGGCCTTCCCCTTTGCGGCGCtacctccgccgccgccgccgccgccgccccccccgcctccccagcagccgccgccgccaccgcccccCTCCTCGGGCTCCTCGTACTCGCCGCCGCAGCCGCCCCCTCCGCCGCCGCTCTACCAGCGCGTGTCGCCACCACAGCCACCGCCACCCCAGCCGCCGCGTCAGGACCAGCAGCCGGGCCCGGCCGGCGGCGGAGGAG ACTTCCCCAGTAAGAAGCGGAAGAGGAGCCGCTGGAACCAAGACACAATGGAACAGAAGACGGTGATTCCAGGAATGCCTACAGTCATCCCCCCTGGACTTACTCGGGAACAAGAAAGAGCTTATATAG TGCAACTGCAGATAGAAGACCTGACTCGTAAACTGCGCACAGGAGACCTGGGCATCCCCCCTAACCCTGAGGACAG GTCCCCTTCCCCTGAGCCCATCTACAATAGTGAGGGGAAGAGGCTTAACACTCGCGAGTTCCGTACCCGCAAGAAACTTGAGGAGGAACGGCACAATCTCATCACGGAAATGGTTGCCCTCAACCCTGATTTCAAGCCACCTGCAGATTACAA ACCTCCAGCAACACGTGTGAGCGATAAAGTAATGATCCCACAAGATGAGTATCCAGAAATCAATTTTGTGGGGCTGCTGATTGGGCCAAG AGGGAACACCTTGAAAAACATAGAGAAGGAGTGTAATGCCAAGATCATGATCCGGGGGAAGGGTTCtgtgaaagaaggaaaagttGGGCGCAAAGATGGCCAGATGCTGCCAGGAGAAGATGAGCCACTTCACGCCCTGGTCACCGCCAATACCAtggagaatgtgaagaaagcCGTAGAACAG ATAAGAAACATCCTGAAGCAGGGTATCGAGACGCCTGAGGACCAGAACGACCTACGGAAGATGCAGCTTCGAGAGTTGGCTCGCTTGAATGGAACCCTTCGGGAAGATGATAACAG GATCTTAAGACCCTGGCAGAGCTCTGAGACCCGCAGCATTACCAATACCACAGTGTGTACCAAGTGTGGAGGGGCTGGCCACATTGCTTCCGATTGCAAGTTCCAAAG GCCTGGTGACCCCCAGTCAGCTCAGGATAAAGCACGGATGGATAAAGAGTACTTGTCCCTCATGGCTGAACTGGGGGAGGCCCCTGTGCCCGCATCTGTGGGCTCCACCTCTGGGCCTGCCACCACACCACTGGCCAGTGCACCTCGGCCTGCTGCTCCCGCTAACAACCCACCTCCACCG TCTCTCATGTCCACTACCCAGAGCCGCCCACCCTGGATGAATTCTGGGCCGTCAGAGAGTCGGCCCTACCATGGCATGCACGGAGGTGGCCCTGGTGGGCCCGGAGGTGGCCCCCACAGCTTCCCACACCCGCTACCCAGCCTCACAGGTGGGCATGGTGGACATCCCATGCAGCACAACCCTAATGGACCCCCGCCCCCCTGGATGCAGCCGCCACCACCACCGATGAACCAGGGCCCCCACCCACCTGGGCACCATGGCCCTCCTCCAATGG ATCAGTACCTGGGAAGTACGCCTGTGGGCTCTGGGGTCTATCGCCTGCATCAAGGAAAAG GTATGATGCCGCCGCCACCTATGGGCATgatgccgccgccgccgccgcctcccagTGGGCAGCCTCCGCCCCCTCCCTCTGGTCCTCTTCCCCCatggcaacagcagcagcagcagcctccgcCACCCCCTCCGCCCAGCAGCAGTATGGCTTCCAGTACCCCCTTGCCATGGCAGCAAA ATACGACGACTACCACCACGAGCGCTGGCACAGGGTCCATCCCGCCATGGCAACAGCAGCAGGCGGCTGCCGCAGCTTCTCCAGGAGCCCCTCAGATGCAAGGCAACCCCACTATGgtgcccctgcccccaggggTCCAGCCGCCTCTGCCGCCCGGGGCCCCTCCCCCTCCGCCGCCTCCGCCGCCTGGTTCCGCCGGCATGATGtatgccccgccccctcctcctccgcctCCCATGGACCCTTCTAACTTTGTCACCATGATGGGCATGGGGGTGGCGGGCATGCCACCCTTCGGGATGCCTCCAGCTCCCCCACCGCCTCCACCACAGAACTAG